The Haloprofundus salinisoli region CTCCGTGAACTCCCCCCGAGCGCGAAACTCGTCGCGAAAGTCCTCGAAGGCGACGCACCGCTCTCGCAGGGCCAACTCGCCGAGGAGTCGTTGCTTCCGGACCGGACCGTCCGCTACGCGCTGAACCGTCTCGAAAAGTCTGACCTCGTGGGTTCGCGTTACAGCTTCAAGGACGCCCGCAAGCAGGTGTACTTCCTCAACACGTAGCGACACGACGGCGCACCGAAGACAGTTCTCGACCGATGTGATACCGGAGAGCAACGCCCAGCGACCGCACTCGGCTCCGAGGGGTCCGTTCGCGGCGGCGTTCGCTCGTTCTCTCAGACGCTCGGCGTGGCAGTAGCTGACCTCTCTCGTGACCGGATGGTGGCGAAATTTAAGTAGTTCGTCGCACACTGGAGGGATATGGAGCTCTCGGTCGTCGTCCCGACGCTCAACAGCCGGGACCAACTCGCCGCCAGCCTCGACGCGTTGGCAGCGGCCGCACCGGACGCGGAGGTGGTCGTCGTCAACGGACCCTCCGCCGACGGGACGACCGGGATGGTTCGCGACCGCGACGACGTGGACGTTCTCGTCGAGGTGTCGGCGCGGACGCTGAACGTCGCCCGCAACGCGGGCATCGAAGTCGCCTCAGGCGACGCTATCGCCTTCGTCGGCCACGACCTGCTCGTCGAGGAGACGTGGCGCGACGCCGTCCTCGACGGGTTAGCCGACGCGGAGGCGGTCACCGGTCCCACCCACCGGACGCTCCGCGCCGGGATGACGACCGAGACGCCGGAACAGCGCCGAATCCACGACCGCGAGGTGACCTACTTCAGCGGCGGCAACGTCGCCTTCCGCGCCGAGACGCTGTCGAAACTGGACGGGTTCGACGAGTATCTCGAAACCGGGGGCGCACGGGACGCCGCCCACCGTCTGGCCGGGTTCGGAGGTTCCGTCTCCTGGCACCCGAAGGCGTGCGTCCGCCGCGAGTACGAAACCGAAGCCGACGGCGGCACCGACCGACGGGACTACTACTGGAAGTACCGCGCGCTGGCGTACCGACTGGTGAAGAACTACGGTCTCCGCCCGACCACCGTCCGACGGACCCTGTCGCACGCGAGCAGCGACGCCTACGCCGCCGCCCGCGACGTGGGCAGCGGCGAGGCCACCCCGACCAGATGGGTCGGCAACGGCCGAGACGTCGTCGTCGGTATCTCGATGGGCACCTCCGACGGACTCGTCGCCCGCGCCCGTGACCGGTCGGCCACCCGGAACCCCCACGGCGTCTCGAAGCGCGCCGACCGCGCCGTCGCGCGGTACGACTGGCGCTGAGCGCGCGTGAAGATTCCTCGCACTGCGCTCGGTCGTTCGCTACGGCGAGTCGTCACCCCAGTATTCTACACGATTGTACAATTTATATAATTATTTTACCTAAACCTTGAGCCAACACGCTTGTAATGCTGTGTTTGTAATGAGTAACACTGACAGATAGTATGAGCACTCAAACCAGCGACGGGTCGGGATTCGGTGAATACGATCGATTCGTCTACGTGACCGCAGCGCTGGCGGCGTTGAACGGACTCCTGTTCGGATTCGATACGGGCGTCATCTCCGGGGCGTTCCTCTACATCGAGCGCTCGTTCCAGATGACATCGCTGTTCGGCGTCCAACTCGGGACGGCGTGGGTCGAAGGACTGGTCGTGAGCGGCGCACTGGTCGGTGCCGTCGTCGGTGCCGCCGTCGGCGGTCGACTCGCCGACCGCATCGGCCGTCGCCGACTCATCCTCATCGGGGCCGTCGTCTTCTTCGTCGGGTCGCTGCTGATGGCCGTCGCGCCGACGGTGGAGATACTCGTCATCGGACGCATCATCGACGGCCTCGCCATCGGGTTCGCCTCGATGGTCGGCCCGCTGTACATCTCCGAGATCTCCCCGCCGAAGATTCGCGGGTCGCTCGTCTCGCTGAACCAGTTGGCGGTGACGAGCGGTATCCTCGTTTCGTACTTCGTCAACTACGCGTTCGCCGGTTCGGGCGCGTGGCGACTCATGCTCGGCGCGGGGATGATACCGGCCGTGGTGCTCGGCGTCGGCATGCTGTTCATGCCCGAGAGTCCCCGGTGGCTCATCGAACAAGGCAGAGAAGACGACGCCCGAGAGGTGTTGTCGAGGACGCGCGACCAAGCGACGGTCCGCGAGGAGATATCGGACATCAAAGAGACGGTGGCCGTCGAGTCCAACGACCTCCGCGAACTGTTCGAACCGTGGGTCCGCCCGATGCTCATCGTCGGCATCGGACTCGCGGCCTTCCAGCAAGTGACTGGCATCAACACGGTCATCTACTACGCGCCGACCATCCTCTCGTCGACCGGGTTCGGCGACTCGGCGTCCATCCTCGCGACCGTCGGCATCGGCGTCGTCAACGTCGTGATGACCGTCGTCGCGATTTCGATCATCGACAAAGTGGGCCGTCGACCGCTCCTCCTGGTCGGTCTCGGCGGCATGACGGTGACGCTCGTCGTGCTGGGCGCGGTGTTCTACCTTCCGGGACTCTCCGGCGTCCTCGGGTGGGTGGCCACCGCCAGTCTGATGCTGTACGTGGCGTTCTTCGCCATCGGCCTCGGGCCGGTGTTCTGGCTGCTCATCTCGGAGATCTACCCGCTGTCGGTTCGCGGCTCCGCGGCGGGCGTGGCGACGGTCGTCAACTGGGCGGCGAACCTCGCGGTCGCGCTCACGTTCCTGCGGATCGTCGAACTGATGGGACAGAGCGGGACGTTCTGGCTCTACGCGGCGCTGAGTCTCGTCGGGCTCGCGTTCTGTTACTTCCTCGTGCCGGAGACGAAAGGCCGCTCGCTGGAGGAGATAGAGGCCGACTTCCGCGAGAGCGCCGTCGGCGGCGACGCGGTGAACATGACCGGTGACGAGGCGCAGCCGCGCGACGACGACTGAGAGCGTCCGTTTTCCCGGTTCCTTTTTATCGCCCGCCGGGCGCGAGCGACGGCACCACGCGTGCGGGGTTCTTCGAGAACGCCCGGACCATCGCGTCTTCGGAGACGTCGAGCGTCAGCAGCTCCATGACGGCGACGTTCGGGTGGACCGTCGGCGCGCCGCTGCCGAACAGAATCCGGTCGGGGTGTTCGAGCAGGCCGCGTTCGAGCAACGAGCGGTATCTGACGGCGCTGGTGTCGAGGTAGAGCTGATCGCACTCGCCGAGGAGTTCGAGCGCCGTCTCCATCCGGTCGAAGTCGAGCGGGAAGCCGCCGAAACTCGTCAGCACGACGGGGAACGACCGCCGGAGGACCGTCTCGGCGACCGTCGACGGCGGGAACCCGGCGGACCCGTGGACGACGACGGGGAGGCCGACGTCGTCGAGCACGTCGAGGACGTTCTCGTCGGGGAGACCGTCCGCCGACGGGTCGAGGACGAACCCGTGAAACCGGTCGTCGTACGCGTACTGTTCGACGTCACCCGGCGAGGTGTGGTGGTCTCCGCGAGAGGCCGCGAGGTTTCGGAGTTTCGCGCCGGTCGTCGGCGACGGGTCGCGCGGGCCGTTGAGGCGAGCGAACGCCGAGAACGAACGGTCGACGCTGAGTCGGGCGACGGCGTTGTTCGCCCGGAGGTAGCTCTCGTCTCGCTCGCGGCGGCCGGGGGCGACGACGGCGTGGACGACGCCCGCCTGGTGCATCTCGCGTTCGAGTCGCTCCGGCGAGAGGTCCCGTCCGCGGGTCGCGACGTCGCTTTCGTCGGGGTCGAGACGCGCGTGGACGTCGACGACGCGAAACCCGTGTTCCAGTTCCAGCATCGTGCGTCCGGTTTTTCCACGGCGTTATGAGCGTTGCGAGCGACCGGCGGCGAAGTACTATGGTTGCCCGTGTGTTACACTGCATGACGACACGTGAGAACTCGCGGCGTGTGCGGTGTACAGCAGAGGCAGTCCGAGCCGAGTACGAACGATTCAGTAAGAATCGACTGTGAGAAACGACATTATGTCTCACGAAACGACTAACACTAAACCGACGAGCAAGCCCGTCTTACAGGACGGGGCCCGAGTACAGTACTTCTCCTACGATCCGACGAGCGACATGTGGGTGACCGTCGCCGTCGTGGAAGCGGTCGCGGCGGCGAAAGGTGTCGACATGAACGAACTTCCGCCGCTGTACGAAACCGGCATCGACCCGGACGCACTGGAGGAACTGTTCGACGGCGAGACCCCCTGGTCGTTCTCGTTCTCGTACGCCGGCAGGTCCATCCTCGTCGAGGGCGACGGCACCGTCCGCGTCGAGAGCTCGAACTGACGCGAGACCCGGTGACTTTCTGCGAGATACTCTCTGTCAGAGCGGCGTCTCTGCACCCGATTTCCGACCGAATCTACGAAAATTATATATAGAACTGCAAACCATGGACCGCTGAGGTTCATTCACCATGGCATCACGCATGCAGCAACCGATGTTTATCCTTGCAGAGGGCAGCGAGCGGACCCGCGGACAGGCCGCCCAGGACTCGAACATTCGAGCGGGCAAGGCCGTCGCCAACGCCGTCCGAACGACGCTCGGTCCTCGCGGGATGGACAAGATGCTCGTCGACTCCTCGGGTGAAGTCGTCATCACAAACGACGGCGCGACCATTCTCAACGAGATGGACATCGAACACCCCGCC contains the following coding sequences:
- a CDS encoding glycosyltransferase family 2 protein is translated as MELSVVVPTLNSRDQLAASLDALAAAAPDAEVVVVNGPSADGTTGMVRDRDDVDVLVEVSARTLNVARNAGIEVASGDAIAFVGHDLLVEETWRDAVLDGLADAEAVTGPTHRTLRAGMTTETPEQRRIHDREVTYFSGGNVAFRAETLSKLDGFDEYLETGGARDAAHRLAGFGGSVSWHPKACVRREYETEADGGTDRRDYYWKYRALAYRLVKNYGLRPTTVRRTLSHASSDAYAAARDVGSGEATPTRWVGNGRDVVVGISMGTSDGLVARARDRSATRNPHGVSKRADRAVARYDWR
- a CDS encoding sugar porter family MFS transporter, with protein sequence MSTQTSDGSGFGEYDRFVYVTAALAALNGLLFGFDTGVISGAFLYIERSFQMTSLFGVQLGTAWVEGLVVSGALVGAVVGAAVGGRLADRIGRRRLILIGAVVFFVGSLLMAVAPTVEILVIGRIIDGLAIGFASMVGPLYISEISPPKIRGSLVSLNQLAVTSGILVSYFVNYAFAGSGAWRLMLGAGMIPAVVLGVGMLFMPESPRWLIEQGREDDAREVLSRTRDQATVREEISDIKETVAVESNDLRELFEPWVRPMLIVGIGLAAFQQVTGINTVIYYAPTILSSTGFGDSASILATVGIGVVNVVMTVVAISIIDKVGRRPLLLVGLGGMTVTLVVLGAVFYLPGLSGVLGWVATASLMLYVAFFAIGLGPVFWLLISEIYPLSVRGSAAGVATVVNWAANLAVALTFLRIVELMGQSGTFWLYAALSLVGLAFCYFLVPETKGRSLEEIEADFRESAVGGDAVNMTGDEAQPRDDD
- a CDS encoding HalOD1 output domain-containing protein; its protein translation is MSHETTNTKPTSKPVLQDGARVQYFSYDPTSDMWVTVAVVEAVAAAKGVDMNELPPLYETGIDPDALEELFDGETPWSFSFSYAGRSILVEGDGTVRVESSN
- a CDS encoding MarR family transcriptional regulator; this translates as MSTTTAETSQQDRLSESEFRNRLRELPPSAKLVAKVLEGDAPLSQGQLAEESLLPDRTVRYALNRLEKSDLVGSRYSFKDARKQVYFLNT
- a CDS encoding amidohydrolase family protein, coding for MLELEHGFRVVDVHARLDPDESDVATRGRDLSPERLEREMHQAGVVHAVVAPGRRERDESYLRANNAVARLSVDRSFSAFARLNGPRDPSPTTGAKLRNLAASRGDHHTSPGDVEQYAYDDRFHGFVLDPSADGLPDENVLDVLDDVGLPVVVHGSAGFPPSTVAETVLRRSFPVVLTSFGGFPLDFDRMETALELLGECDQLYLDTSAVRYRSLLERGLLEHPDRILFGSGAPTVHPNVAVMELLTLDVSEDAMVRAFSKNPARVVPSLAPGGR